Genomic window (Alphaproteobacteria bacterium 33-17):
TCGTATCCTCTAAATACTATATCACCACCATCTTGAGCAACTGCAGGTCTTACTTTTTCTTCAATAATTTCAACAATTTGTTTAACTATTTCGCCTTCTTCGCCGCTATAGTTATTGGTAATCTCGTTAGCTTCGTTGAAAGTAACCTGCTGACCTTTGGTGAAAAAGTCCATAATAGTTGCTATAATAAGCGTCTTAAGGATTGTCCAGTTTTCTTCTGGCTTTTTGCTTACTGTTACAAAATCTGCACCTAAATAAACAGAAGTAATTCCATCTATATCAAATATTTCCTTAGCTAAATTGCATTTCTCTGCATCCTGTTTTGATGAGAATGACATCGGAGATGATGTAACCTCAATGCCTGGATTAAATTTAAGTGTTTGTGGATTTGGTGTATCTTCAACGTTTATA
Coding sequences:
- a CDS encoding NifU family protein, producing MLINVEDTPNPQTLKFNPGIEVTSSPMSFSSKQDAEKCNLAKEIFDIDGITSVYLGADFVTVSKKPEENWTILKTLIIATIMDFFTKGQQVTFNEANEITNNYSGEEGEIVKQIVEIIEEKVRPAVAQDGGDIVFRGYEDGVVKLALHGSCAGCPSSSVTLKNGIENMLKYYVPEVVAVEAVE